The following coding sequences lie in one Aspergillus puulaauensis MK2 DNA, chromosome 3, nearly complete sequence genomic window:
- a CDS encoding alpha/beta hydrolase (COG:S;~EggNog:ENOG410PXH4;~InterPro:IPR000801,IPR029058;~PFAM:PF00756) yields MRSRQTQVSIPHSENWDIQAPSGEHYIIQISWPLHWTDRDLSAKKQAPVIYIVDGNALFMTATEAAWRRATGPHYSGGGIVVAIGYPLEGQVYDKRRRAFDMTPPCPGSTAEFGGANAFLDFIRQDVRELVSSRFPQLTITREALFGHSYGGLFVLHALFASASLFDCYMASSPSLEWADYYIPREEKGYTEKSDLATPSLMMFFGSYEQDPPRWHGETQEHYDERKAVAAARGTGDNIKKMRKRLQDSEKLSAVTLNEYEGEDHGSVMACALSRALTTFFEEWPLDGN; encoded by the exons ATGCGCTCGCGACAGACTCAAGTGTCCATTCCGCATTCCGAGAACTGGGACATCCAGGCTCCCAGCGGAGAGCACTATATCATCCAGATATCATGGCCACTACACTGGACAGACAGGGATCTATCAGCCAAGAAACAAGCACCGGTTAT ATACATTGTGGATGGAAATGCGCTGTTCATGACGGCAACAGAGGCCGCCTGGCGTCGAGCCACTGGGCCACACTACTCAGGAGGGggcatcgtcgtcgcaaTTGGATACCCTCTTGAAGGACAAGTCTATGACAAGCGGCGTCGGGCATTTGACATGACGCCACCGTGTCCCGGTTCGACGGCAGAGTTTGGAGGAGCCAACGCCTTTCTAGACTTTATTCGGCAGGACGTGCGAGAGCTTGTATCATCGAGGTTTCCGCAACTTACTATCACCCGGGAAGCTCTGTTTGGGCATTCCTACGGGGGTCTCTTCGTGTTGCATGCTCTTTTCGCAAGCGCTTCCCTTTTTGACTGCTACATGGCCAGTAGTCCTTCACTCGAGTGGGCTGACTATTATATCccgagggaggagaagggataTACTGAGAAGTCTGATCTGGCTACCCCTAGTCTTATGATGTTCTTTGGGTCCTACGAGCAAGACCCCCCTCGGTGGCATGGCGAGACCCAAGAGCATTACGACGAGCGAAAGGCTGTGGCAGCGGCGCGGGGGACGGGAGATAATATCAAGAAGATGCGGAAAAGGCTACAGGATAGCGAGAAACTCTCTGCGGTAACTTTGAATGAGTACGAGGGAGAGGACCATGGTAGTGTTATGGCTTGCGCGCTGAGTCGCGCTCTGACAACATTTTTCGAGGAATGGCCGCTGGATGGAAATTAA
- a CDS encoding O-methyltransferase (COG:S;~EggNog:ENOG410PT7I;~InterPro:IPR002935,IPR029063;~PFAM:PF13578,PF01596;~go_function: GO:0008171 - O-methyltransferase activity [Evidence IEA]): MSNSTLSPRFPIHAPPHILQLLARLHTLSLAQEGEIEQAKDGLIELHKKDPIEGGKALKELMSNKFVALEKEKCEFVYQLILATGAKNVVEAGTSYGVSTIYLALAVGENSPDGRVIATEHEPEKVRRAKEYWAEAGEVVTKYVDIRQGDLLWTLQQDVPTIDLLLLDIWTPLALPTLKLLQPHMRRGTVIVTDNTVSASALYGEFLQYLNDPDSPFRSLTVPYSGGLELSVYLP, from the exons ATGTCTAACTCCACTCTTAGCCCAAGATTCCCAATCCATGCCCCTCCGCACATTCTACAACTCCTAGCGCGCCTCCACACCCTCTCCTTAgcccaagaaggcgaaaTCGAACAAGCAAAAGATGGCCTGATTGAGCTGCACAAAAAGGACCCCATCGAAGGCGGAAAAGCCCTGAAAGAGCTCATGTCAAACAAATTCGTTGCacttgaaaaagaaaaatgcGAGTTCGTCTACCAGCTCATCTTGGCCACCGGTGCAAAGAATGTTGTTGAGGCGGGCACCAGCTACGGGGTTAGTACGATTTACCTCGCTCTGGCAGTTGGAGAGAATTCTCCAGATGGAAGGGTTATTGCTACTGAGCATGAGCCTGAGAAGGTCCGCAGGGCAAAAGAGTATTGGGCTGAGGCTGGCGAGGTTGTCACGAAGTACGTCGATATCAGACAGGGGGATCTACTCTGGACATTGCAGCAGGACGTGCCCACAATTGATCTTTTACTTCTAGACA TCTGGACCCCACTCGCCCTGCCGACGTTGAAATTGCTGCAGCCTCATATGAGACGGGGCACGGTTATTGTCACCGACAACACAGTGTCGGCTTCGGCATTGTATGGAGAGTTTCTTCAGTATTTGAATGACCCCGATAGTCCTTTCAGATCTTTGACTGTGCCGTACTCTGGCGGACTCGAACTTTCTGTATACTTGCCGTGA
- a CDS encoding Pfs domain protein (COG:F;~EggNog:ENOG410PJWB;~InterPro:IPR000845,IPR035994;~PFAM:PF01048;~go_function: GO:0003824 - catalytic activity [Evidence IEA];~go_process: GO:0009116 - nucleoside metabolic process [Evidence IEA]) encodes MVPASTVWIMFKVDWNPIHFVEEQCYHGAPETAIHNAITLTGTTSMAQAATCAQYLHQTWPEIGLEILGLVKDLVRDNGTQKASRFLQNNTLLKAETQPDQTPFLNIRVSGPVPSVVEIGEILVWMGSALRSSPYPEGVAYCRPTISCQQLSYSRAEYEAIIGFYTRQEDEGQKATPNGQCWHNLFRNPLVVEGYRVPRRSSAEQGLQIPLSMMAALCETSYVNPFAGGVFIKGFSTILVPTRYRDDLIMWHLLLNSSGGRISYNEAVSLCTMDISTLDLQSARHIIGWCNEIKLYAGASDAKYDVKNSNLPGVPYGSPFHNMSISMGQIVCGGPAISIGNKDIPVHVTRNGYTKRLKWIKKRFVLLWDEVSKRGWLINGATALLHLIRTSLEKEKDSEFSALTLFDPSRIREDRLYRPDSAGWVLSDKSNLELTVYADDDEHVRFRDQVTRFYEVMEKMIDYQSGTLNKDPTAGTSRSTLEGWDFDDIANERDPAHPRAAALDASARSWMDLIRTINAITLFGRDFGEIIRPADECPKWSTVPCGLSYVAVCSADLQEIIAAGRGNPFSTPVRLTDELIWYIPEGLPCTCECLSGDGSTHSDLAQVLLPSSMSDRLEAKCVVHRNMDKGAFIFGHNKLYPWYWGDLGEPSSQPLTTTQFGGSPSYSDSGLGGSLAFSASDRDASSGSFTKFEDSQRSSETMNTVLSRSSDTSTSEDYTIGIICALHTELKAIRLLFDASYRGIPVSRHDQNAYAFGNMCKHNVVATCLPDGEYGTNPAADVASNMKRSFPHLRVCLLVGIGGGVPSQTDIRLGDVVVSKRHGANPGVLPYDMEKALDTGVFQINGCLDSAPRRVRSVLSEMQSDPALAKDPLRGYLQKIQDLDEEYRYPGAVNDKLYVPSYPHAVGETTCTRCSPGNEQQRPPRQSSQPVIHYGTIASGNKVIRDAATRDRWGKEHNVLCFEMEAAGIMNTLPSLIIRGICDYYDSHKNKLWQKYAAASAAAFAKLLLSHIRPESED; translated from the exons ATGGTCCCAGCTTCTACCGTATGGATTATGTTCAAAGTTGACTGGAATCCGATCCATTTTGTCGAAGAGCAGTGCTACCATGGTGCTCCGGAAACTGCGATACACAATGCCATCACGCTCACAGGTACTACGTCCATGGCACAAGCAGCAACATGCGCCCAATATCTCCACCAGACTTGGCCAGAAATTGGTCTTGAGATACTCGGGTTGGTAAAAGATCTCGTTCGAGATAATGGGACTCAAAAAGCTTCAC GGTTCTTACAAAATAATACTCTGCTCAAGGCTGAGACGCAGCCTGATCAGACCCCATTTCTTAATATTCGGGTGAGCGGACCTGTACCAAGTGTGGTTGAGATCGGGGAAATCCTTGTTTGGATGGGCTCTGCTCTCCGCTCCTCGCCCTACCCAGAAGGGGTTGCCTACTGCCGTCCAACTATCTCATGTCAGCAGCTGTCTTATTCCAGGGCCGAATATGAAGCCATCATCGGCTTTTATACAcgacaagaagatgaaggtcaAAAGGCCACGCCAAACGGTCAGTGCTGGCACAACCTATTCAGAAATCCACTCGTCGTAGAAGGTTATAGAGTTCCGCGACGATCCTCTGCAGAGCAGGGGCTTCAAATACCCCTGAGTATGATGGCCGCACTGTGCGAAACAAGCTATGTCAATCCTTTCGCAGGGGGCGTCTTTATCAAAGGCTTTTCCACAATCCTCGTGCCAACCAGGTATCGTGATGACCTGATAATGTGGCATTTACTATTGAACTCCAGCGGTGGTCGAATATCTTACAACGAGGCGGTTTCTCTGTGCACCATGGACATTTCTACGCTTGACCTTCAAAGTGCACGTCATATCATCGGGTGGTGTAATGAGATAAAGCTCTACGCAG GGGCATCTGATGCAAAATACGACGTCAAAAACTCCAACCTCCCCGGCGTGCCTTATGGTTCACCTTTCCACAACATGTCGATATCCATGGGACAGATCGTGTGTGGAGGCCCAGCAATAAGCATTGGAAATAAAGATATCCCCGTGCATGTTACTCGCAATGGCTACACAAAGAGGCTAAAGTGGATCAAGAAACGCTTCGTTCTGCTCTGGGACGAAGTAAGCAAGCGTGGGTGGTTGATTAACGGAGCCACTGCCCTCTTGCACCTCATTCGTACGTCCctagagaaagagaaggataGTGAATTCTCAGCTTTAACATTATTTGACCCTTCAAGGATCAGAGAGGACCGATTATATCGCCCAGACTCTGCAGGATGGGTCTTATCGGATAAAAGTAACCTTGAACTGACAGTATatgccgatgacgacgaacaTGTACGTTTCCGAGACCAGGTCACTCGATTCTATGAGGTGATGGAAAAAATGATTGACTATCAGTCTGGGACACTAAACAAAGACCCTACCGCTGGTACGTCTAGGTCAACTCTAGAGGGATGGGACTTTGACGATATCGCGAACGAGCGtgatccagctcatccccGGGCAGCTGCACTCGACGCGTCGGCCAGGTCTTGGATGGACTTAATCAGGACCATCAATGCTATAACACTCTTTGGCCGAGACTTTGGCGAGATTATACGGCCAGCAGATGAATGCCCTAAATGGTCGACGGTGCCGTGTGGGCTGTCCTACGTTGCCGTCTGCAGTGCAGACCTTCAGGAGATCATTGCTGCAGGGCGCGGTAACCCATTCTCTACACCAGTCAGACTCACAGATGAACTCATCTGGTATATCCCAGAAGGACTGCCTTGCACTTGCGAGTGTTTATCTGGGGACGGAAGTACTCACTCTGACTTGGCCCAAGTCTTGCTCCCGTCCAGCATGAGTGACCGTCTGGAAGCGAAGTGCGTAGTCCATAGGAACATGGACAAAGGGGCATTCATTTTTGGTCATAACAAGTTGTATCCATGGTATTGGGGCGACCTTGGGGAGCCCTCCAGTCAGCCGCTCACTACCACTCAGTTTGGCGGCTCTCCGTCATACTCTGATAGTGGGCTTGGAGGGAGTTTggctttttctgcttccgACAGAGATGCTTCATCTGGGTCATTCACAAAGTTTGAAGACTCTCAGCGTTCTTCGGAGACTATGAACACAGTTTTATCCCGCTCATCCGACACCTCTACTTCCGAAGATTACACGATTGGCATTATATGCGCCCTGCATACAGAACTCAAAGCCATCCGACTCCTATTCGATGCCTCGTATAGAGGTATACCGGTTTCGAGACATGACCAGAATGCCTATGCCTTTGGAAATATGTGCAAGCACAACGTCGTAGCGACCTGTCTTCCTGATGGCGAATACGGAACAAATCCCGCAGCAGACGTGGCATCTAACATGAAGCGCAGTTTCCCACATCTCCGGGTCTGTCTCCTAGTAGGCATCGGCGGGGGTGTCCCCTCGCAAACCGATATTCGATTAGGAGATGTCGTTGTGAGTAAGCGGCATGGGGCCAATCCAGGTGTACTGCCGTACGATATGGAAAAGGCACTGGATACGGGCGTATTCCAGATAAATGGATGTCTGGACTCGGCGCCACGACGGGTCAGATCTGTTTTGAGTGAGATGCAGTCTGACCCGGCTCTTGCAAAGGATCCTCTACGGGGCTATCTCCAAAAGATCCAAGACTTGGATGAGGAGTATCGCTATCCGGGTGCTGTAAATGACAAGCTATACGTGCCTTCCTATCCGCACGCCGTGGGCGAAACCACCTGTACCAGGTGTAGCCCTGGCAACGAGCAACAAAGACCACCGAGGCAATCCTCCCAACCAGTGATACACTACGGGACCATTGCATCCGGGAACAAGGTCATACGAGACGCAGCGACTCGCGACAGATGGGGCAAGGAACACAACGTACTGTGCttcgagatggaggcagCAGGAATCATGAATACCCTACCATCACTTATCATCCGCGGTATTTGTGACTACTATGACAGCCACAAGAATAAACTATGGCAGAAGTATGCtgcggcttcggcggcggctttTGCGAAGTTGCTTTTGTCGCATATACGTCCTGAGAGCGAGGACTAG